The following proteins come from a genomic window of Macadamia integrifolia cultivar HAES 741 chromosome 14, SCU_Mint_v3, whole genome shotgun sequence:
- the LOC122061972 gene encoding DNA topoisomerase 3-alpha-like has protein sequence MAEARSISGSDVSEVRTVKPKIEGEGKAFCHCEEGWSCVITKTKGPDAGKVFFKCGEGCICVNVTDDGGIATSSSIPEGFGELGGGKTFCKCEDGWACEIYKTEAPDAGKPFYSCAEGCKCVTPA, from the exons ATGGCAGAGGCAAGAAGCATTAGTGGCAGCGACGTCAGTGAAGTAAG GACTGTTAAACCCAAGattgaaggagaaggaaaagctTTCTGTCACTGTGAAGAAGGGTGGTCATGTGTGATCACCAAGACCAAAGGCCCAGATGCCggcaaagtgttcttcaagtgCGGCGAAGGTTGCATCTGCGTAAACGTGACAGATGACGGCGGTATCGCTACTTCAAGCAGCATCCCTGAGGGATTTGGTGAATTGGGAGGAGGCAAAACTTTCTGCAAATGCGAGGATGGGTGGGCATGTGAGATCTATAAGACAGAGGCCCCTGATGCTGGCAAACCATTCTATAGCTGTGCGGAGGGTTGTAAGTGTGTGACTCCTGCTTAA
- the LOC122061361 gene encoding protein NRT1/ PTR FAMILY 8.3-like produces the protein MSSQMEERFLLEEGLIENQNRGLYTGDGTVDINGNRILKKNTGNWRACPFILGTECCERLAYYGIAKNLVTYLTHQLHEGNVTAARNINTWQGTCYITPLIGALLADSYWGRYRTIAAFTTIYFIGMSTLTLSASVFKPPDCVELVCPPATATELAIFFFGLYLIALGTGGIKPCVSSFGADQFDDTDSVERVKKGSFFNWFYVSINIGSLISSSLIVWTQDYAGWGLGFGIPTLFMAIAIVSFFLGTPLYRFQKPGGSPFVRMCQVLIASLRKWNLEVPCDSSLLYELPDKTSAIEGSRKLEHSDELKFLDKAAVLSDRNFRSEDFSNPWRLCTVTQVEELKILIRILPIWATGIVFSTVYSQMSTMFVEQGMVMERTLGSFTIPAASLSTSNIIGVIIWVLIYEKILVPIARKFTGKERGLSELQRMGIGFFLSILAMTVAAMVERKRLEVAIEFDLVDHRVPVPVSILWQIPQYFLMGAAEVFTFIGHLEFFYNQSPDAMRSLCTALSLLTTALGNYLSSLILTIVTTVTTRGGKPGWIPDNLNEGHLDYFFWLLAGLSLLNLLLYVICASRYKSKKAS, from the exons ATGAGTTCTCAGATGGAGGAGAGATTCCTCTTGGAAGAAGGGCTTATAGAG AATCAAAATAGAGGATTGTACACAGGAGATGGAACAGTTGATATCAATGGAAATCGAATCCTTAAAAAAAACACTGGAAACTGGAGAGCATGCCCTTTCATCCTAG GTACTGAATGCTGTGAGCGCTTGGCTTACTATGGTATTGCTAAAAATCTTGTTACGTATCTCACCCACCAACTACATGAGGGAAATGTCACTGCTGCCAGAAATATTAACACTTGGCAAGGCACTTGCTATATCACACCCCTCATTGGAGCCCTTTTGGCTGATTCTTATTGGGGAAGATACCGGACGATTGCAGCTTTCACCACAATATACTTCATT GGAATGAGTACATTGACTCTGTCAGCATCAGTTTTCAAGCCTCCTGATTGTGTGGAGCTTGTTTGCCCACCTGCAACTGCAACTGAGCTGGCCATATTCTTTTTTGGTCTTTATCTGATTGCGCTAGGCACTGGTGGTATAAAACCTTGTGTTTCATCATTTGGAGCAGATCAATTTGATGATACTGATTCAGTGGAAAGAGTAAAGAAAGGATCTTTCTTCAATTGGTTTTATGTTTCTATCAACATTGGTTCTCTCATATCAAGTAGTCTAATTGTCTGGACTCAGGACTATGCAGGGTGGGGTCTGGGATTTGGCATTCCCACATTGTTTATGGCCATTGCAATTGTAAGTTTCTTTTTGGGCACTCCCCTTTATAGATTCCAGAAACCTGGAGGGAGTCCTTTTGTGAGAATGTGCCAGGTCTTAATTGCATCATTACGTAAGTGGAATTTGGAGGTCCCTTGTGACAGTAGTCTCCTGTATGAGTTACCAGACAAAACCTCTGCTATTGAAGGGAGTCGGAAACTTGAGCACAGTGATGAACTGAA GTTCCTTGATAAAGCTGCTGTGCTATCAGACAGAAATTTTAGAAGTGAGGATTTCTCCAATCCATGGAGGCTTTGCACAGTTACACAAGTGGAGGAACTTAAGATACTGATACGCATATTACCTATCTGGGCTACTGGCATAGTCTTCTCTACTGTTTACTCTCAGATGTCCACCATGTTTGTGGAACAGGGGATGGTTATGGAAAGAACTCTTGGTTCCTTTACTATTCCAGCTGCATCTCTTTCAACTTCAAATATTATCGGTGTCATCATATGGGTCCTCATCTATGAAAAAATCCTTGTCCCAATCGCAAGGAAGTTCACAGGCAAGGAGAGAGGCTTATCTGAATTGCAACGGATGGGTATTGGCTTCTTCTTGTCAATATTAGCCATGACAGTAGCCGCTATGGTTGAGCGTAAGAGGTTGGAGGTTGCAATAGAATTTGATTTGGTTGATCATAGAGTTCCAGTACCTGTTAGTATCTTATGGCAAATACCTCAATATTTCTTGATGGGGGCAGCAGAAGTCTTTACCTTCATTGGACATCTTGAGTTCTTCTATAATCAATCACCCGATGCCATGCGGAGTTTATGTACTGCATTGTCCCTTCTGACGACTGCATTGGGGAATTACCTAAGCTCTCTAATTTTGACAATTGTGACAACTGTGACAACTAGAGGCGGAAAGCCTGGTTGGATACCTGATAACTTGAATGAGGGGCATCTTGATTATTTCTTCTGGTTGTTGGCTGGTCTTAGCTTACTTAACCTTCTACTTTATGTCATTTGTGCTTCAAGATATAAATCCAAGAAAGCCTCTTAG